ACAGGAACCGGCTCATCTTCATCACCCTGTTCCTCCATTCATTCCACAAATCAGAACATCACGTTCCGATCACGCTCGGCGACGGCTTTGACGTAATCCGGCATGCCTTTGATGGAAGCGCCGGCCACCAGATCTGCTACGCCAATTTGTCTGGCCACGGCACAGGCGCCACACACCCAGATCGGCACACCAGACGCCTGGATCGCGGCGAGTAGTTCTTTCAACGGAGTCAGGTTCACACCAGTTATGTGATCAGCCACGCCTTTCCTCCCCAACGTCACAGCTTCATTCCACAGCCACAGCACCACGTCATGTCCTTGTTCCTTGGCCGTCTTGGCTGCCATGAACGGCAAGGTTGCCATCGTGGGATCGTCTGTTCCTCGGCTGCCGGAAATGATGAAAGTCGCCATCGTCTAGTACTCCCTTCCTGTGTGGAATGTCATGGTTTGAGTGACGCTATCGTTTCCAGTGATGGCGCGAAGAATGTCGCGCCTGTGACGGCCCGGCTGAATTCCATTAATCGATCGTGTTTCCCATCGTCTGCCGTCCCCATCATGCGAGCCAACATCAGGTCGAAAATGTCGAGAGACTTCGTATAGGCGCCGAAGTTACGCCCCGCTGCATGGGCGGTTCCCCGACGAGAGCCGATCCCAGAGGCCGGAACCGATACCAAACGTGCGGAAGAGTCATGCCCTCGTCTCACGAATTGCGAGCGCCTTCGCCGTCGGGAGAATATCCCCTATTGCCTTGACCCATGCCGAGCGCTCGGCACCATGGCCGAATGTAAAGGTGAGAAAATAGGCATGAGGGCTCCCTGCCACAAGGACGTCGATTGCGATGTCGGCATCAGCCATTCCGTTCTACTCCGTCGTTCCTCAATCGCATCCGGCTGCATCCAGCTGTCGGCTCTTAGACTGGACCTCATTTCTTCACACCGGGCGCTGGAGAGCAGGTATTGATCCCCAACAGCGAGGACAGAGGGCAATATCCCACCACCCCGGTGAGCAGTAGTATAACCCCCACCGCAAGGGAGGCTCCTGCAACGGCGGTTGAAACCCCCGCAAAGAGGCCGATCATGATCGCCAGTAGTCCTGCTCCAATTCGAATTGGTCTCTCAATCCCTCCCACATTGCACTTCATTGCCACACCTCCTCGCTAAATCTGAGCGCTGTTGATTCGCCTGTCACGATGATATGAGACAACGCGCGCACATTGGATTCACCTTTATGGTTGTCCACGAGACTCAACCCCGAGCGTGCGCACATAAGCCAAGACCTCCCACATCTCTTCATCAGGGAGGCTGTATTTCCACGCACCCAGGGCAGTATTCGGTTTGCCTTCATGAATGCGTCGGGACAACGTGCCGTCGAATCGATTTTGGACAACAGACGAAATGAGATCGATCGGCGTACCATTAGCCGTCAATGCGTATGACAATGTGCGTCTTTATTCGTCAATCACTTATGTTGTTTTGTTGATATCGCGCGGAGAACCAGGAGTCGATCGGCAAAAACCTCCGCAGAGCCGCTTCGCCCAATGATGCGGAATGCTACAGAGTTTAA
This region of Nitrospira sp. genomic DNA includes:
- a CDS encoding DsrE family protein, with protein sequence MATFIISGSRGTDDPTMATLPFMAAKTAKEQGHDVVLWLWNEAVTLGRKGVADHITGVNLTPLKELLAAIQASGVPIWVCGACAVARQIGVADLVAGASIKGMPDYVKAVAERDRNVMF
- a CDS encoding Dyp-type peroxidase, coding for MRRGHDSSARLVSVPASGIGSRRGTAHAAGRNFGAYTKSLDIFDLMLARMMGTADDGKHDRLMEFSRAVTGATFFAPSLETIASLKP
- a CDS encoding DUF2892 domain-containing protein; the protein is MKCNVGGIERPIRIGAGLLAIMIGLFAGVSTAVAGASLAVGVILLLTGVVGYCPLSSLLGINTCSPAPGVKK